One Psychromonas sp. psych-6C06 DNA window includes the following coding sequences:
- a CDS encoding outer membrane beta-barrel protein, with translation MSPWKKTLIASVLSTVSFTSYADSLPVDDFIAISAYLGGRYSEDFSVDEADQSAEIATSFAQAIALSWYYGRNTEGELLYSNSKQNVTISGENQQTTDLYTSYLHFGGRVNFVDNGPFSTSLGLGVGATFLVPDDSMYDNEIALSGNITGGMRYELNDQWALKADLRFYGTVIKNNSSLFCGDGKCLIQLEGEVYVQTELMAGVEYKF, from the coding sequence ATGTCTCCATGGAAAAAAACACTGATAGCATCCGTGCTGTCGACAGTCTCTTTCACGAGCTACGCAGATTCACTACCTGTTGATGATTTTATCGCAATTAGCGCTTACTTAGGTGGAAGATACAGCGAAGATTTTAGTGTTGATGAAGCAGATCAAAGCGCAGAAATAGCAACAAGTTTTGCTCAAGCTATCGCACTCTCTTGGTATTATGGGCGCAATACAGAAGGTGAACTTTTGTATAGTAACTCCAAACAAAATGTCACCATTAGCGGTGAAAACCAGCAAACAACCGATCTTTATACTAGCTATCTTCATTTTGGTGGACGTGTAAATTTTGTAGATAACGGTCCATTTTCCACTAGCTTAGGGCTTGGTGTCGGTGCGACCTTTTTAGTACCCGATGACAGTATGTATGATAATGAAATAGCACTTTCAGGTAATATTACTGGTGGTATGCGTTATGAGTTAAATGATCAATGGGCACTAAAAGCTGACTTACGCTTTTATGGTACAGTGATTAAAAATAATAGCTCCCTATTCTGTGGCGATGGAAAGTGTTTAATTCAGCTAGAGGGAGAGGTTTACGTACAAACTGAATTAATGGCAGGTGTTGAATATAAATTTTAA
- the aqpZ gene encoding aquaporin Z, with amino-acid sequence MELKKKLVAEFIGTFWLVLGGCGSAVLAAGYPELGIGFVGVSLAFGLTVLTMAYAIGHISGCHLNPAVSVGLYMGGRFSKTELLPYIVAQVIGGIAGAAVLYLIASGKVGFDASAGFASNGYGAHSPDGYGLVAALTAEIVLTFMFLIIILGATDKRAPAGFAPIAIGLGLTLIHLISIPVTNTSVNPARSTAVAIFQGDWAISQLWLFWVAPIVGALIAGVVYKWFEE; translated from the coding sequence ATGGAATTAAAGAAAAAGTTAGTTGCTGAATTTATCGGTACATTTTGGTTAGTATTAGGAGGCTGTGGGAGTGCCGTACTTGCTGCCGGATACCCGGAATTAGGGATCGGTTTTGTTGGTGTTTCACTGGCATTTGGTTTAACGGTATTAACCATGGCTTATGCAATTGGCCATATTTCAGGGTGTCACCTTAATCCTGCCGTTTCGGTTGGTTTATACATGGGAGGGCGCTTTTCTAAAACTGAATTGCTTCCTTATATTGTAGCGCAGGTTATTGGTGGTATTGCTGGTGCAGCTGTTTTATACCTTATCGCAAGTGGTAAAGTTGGCTTTGATGCAAGTGCAGGGTTTGCTTCAAACGGTTATGGCGCACATTCACCTGACGGATATGGATTAGTGGCAGCGTTAACTGCTGAAATCGTACTTACATTTATGTTTTTAATTATTATTTTAGGGGCAACGGATAAACGTGCTCCAGCTGGCTTTGCACCTATTGCGATTGGGCTAGGGTTAACATTAATTCATCTTATTTCAATACCAGTGACCAACACATCGGTGAATCCTGCTCGTAGTACCGCAGTAGCCATTTTCCAGGGAGATTGGGCAATTTCACAGCTATGGTTGTTCTGGGTAGCACCTATCGTTGGGGCTCTGATAGCTGGTGTGGTTTATAAGTGGTTTGAAGAGTAA
- a CDS encoding protein-glutamate O-methyltransferase CheR, with protein sequence MIKDVDLQHFEIKQLLEAIYFRYGYDFRDYARASLERKIINRVTQSKLHSISQMTSELLHDSRLFNQFLKDMSVTVTEMFRDPYVFKKLSNTVFEQLKTYSRINIWHVGCATGEEAYSMAILLHENDLLKRTRIYATDYNNHSLDIAKKGLYDAAKINQYAQSYRHAGGKYELSDYYQCKHGSAIFNHFLKEHITFANHNLMKDQAFAQMHLISCRNVMIYFNANLQNRVVKLFAESLVHRGFLLIGDKESLEFNEQKESFEQVAQKERIYRKTSKL encoded by the coding sequence GTGATAAAAGACGTTGACTTACAACATTTTGAAATAAAACAGCTCCTTGAAGCGATCTACTTTCGTTATGGGTATGATTTTAGGGATTACGCACGCGCGTCACTAGAGCGAAAAATTATTAATAGAGTCACTCAGTCTAAATTACACAGCATTTCACAAATGACCAGTGAGCTATTACACGATAGTCGTCTTTTCAATCAATTTTTAAAAGATATGTCGGTCACGGTAACCGAAATGTTTCGGGATCCTTATGTTTTCAAGAAACTCTCTAACACTGTTTTTGAACAATTAAAGACATATTCTCGCATCAATATTTGGCACGTTGGTTGCGCAACTGGCGAGGAAGCTTATTCGATGGCAATACTACTCCATGAAAATGATCTATTAAAGCGAACACGAATTTATGCCACCGATTATAATAATCACTCCTTAGATATTGCTAAAAAGGGGCTGTATGACGCAGCTAAAATTAACCAGTACGCTCAAAGTTACCGTCATGCAGGCGGCAAATATGAATTAAGCGATTATTATCAATGTAAGCATGGAAGTGCAATTTTCAACCATTTTCTCAAAGAGCATATTACCTTCGCAAATCATAATTTAATGAAAGATCAAGCCTTTGCCCAGATGCACCTCATTTCATGCCGAAATGTGATGATCTACTTTAATGCTAACTTACAAAATAGAGTGGTTAAACTTTTTGCCGAGAGTCTCGTTCATCGAGGCTTCCTATTAATAGGCGACAAAGAGAGTCTGGAGTTTAACGAACAAAAAGAATCTTTTGAGCAGGTTGCGCAAAAGGAGCGTATCTATCGTAAAACAAGCAAACTATAA
- a CDS encoding chemotaxis protein CheB: MIGVSAGGLQALTTIIPSLPANFPIPIVIVQHRKHSDEDYLTPYLDERSELKVVPAVMGLKLQAGFVYIAPSGYHLLIERDATFALSIDQPVNYSRPSIDLLFDSAAICYQHTLIGLILTGANSDGSQGLKNINLYHGLSLVQHPESAEYPAMPLAALEATKVDYIISLPEIAKFLTSLLMSNQDAKQPK; the protein is encoded by the coding sequence ATGATCGGTGTTTCGGCTGGTGGCCTTCAGGCACTAACCACTATAATTCCGTCTCTGCCGGCAAATTTCCCGATCCCAATTGTTATTGTCCAGCATCGTAAACATAGTGATGAAGATTACCTAACCCCTTATTTAGATGAGCGTTCTGAGTTAAAAGTCGTTCCGGCAGTAATGGGCCTGAAATTACAAGCTGGATTTGTTTATATAGCGCCTTCTGGATACCACCTTTTAATAGAAAGAGATGCCACCTTTGCTCTGAGCATCGATCAACCTGTAAATTATTCACGACCAAGTATTGATCTTCTATTTGATTCTGCAGCTATCTGTTATCAGCATACGTTAATTGGTTTGATTCTAACGGGGGCTAATAGTGATGGTAGCCAAGGATTAAAAAACATCAATTTATATCATGGTCTATCATTAGTTCAACACCCTGAAAGTGCAGAATACCCCGCCATGCCATTGGCGGCTCTTGAAGCGACTAAGGTGGATTATATTATCTCTTTACCAGAGATCGCTAAATTTTTAACTTCTTTGCTTATGAGTAATCAAGATGCCAAACAGCCCAAGTAA
- a CDS encoding hybrid sensor histidine kinase/response regulator translates to MPNSPSKILVVDDEPNNHRVYERTLESLNLEFVKVLSGQQALSVAHRHNFFLILMDVQMPEMDGFETASLLLDHPKTCHIPIIFITAFDRDESFQFKGYASGAVDYLVKPINDQILKSKVNVFLELFLEKEKLERAYQVRLKAENELRQHKQNLEKIVTERTQELQNSLTELMDTQNKLVETEKMASLGRLVAGIAHELNTPIGICVTAASYLNNDTIGLTKSIADGAIKKSTLDEYLGSATQATSLLLSNLERAAALIGNFKLIAVDISSDMIREFNLNEYIQTTLDSLQPALKRTQIITSLAGDKDIIIEACPGTISQIITNLVMNSLLHAFDENQQGEIKIHLKKQQNQIAIDYHDNGCGMNDEVKNLIFEPFFTTKRATGGSGLGLSIVYNLITQNLAGEITCSSEVNQGTQFNITVPLTAITLLNNN, encoded by the coding sequence ATGCCAAACAGCCCAAGTAAAATTCTTGTCGTTGATGACGAACCAAATAACCATCGAGTTTATGAAAGAACCTTGGAGTCGTTAAATTTAGAGTTTGTAAAAGTATTATCAGGGCAACAAGCACTCTCGGTTGCACATCGTCACAATTTCTTTCTTATATTAATGGATGTGCAGATGCCAGAAATGGATGGTTTTGAGACAGCTTCTCTATTACTTGACCATCCTAAAACATGCCATATCCCCATTATCTTTATCACCGCTTTCGACCGCGACGAGAGTTTCCAATTTAAAGGTTATGCTAGTGGCGCTGTCGATTATTTAGTGAAGCCAATTAATGATCAGATACTAAAAAGTAAAGTGAATGTTTTTTTAGAGCTCTTTTTAGAGAAAGAAAAACTAGAAAGAGCTTATCAGGTTCGCCTTAAGGCTGAAAATGAACTACGACAGCATAAGCAAAATTTAGAAAAAATAGTTACCGAGCGAACGCAAGAATTACAAAACTCACTCACCGAATTAATGGATACACAAAACAAGTTAGTGGAAACAGAAAAAATGGCTTCACTTGGCCGACTCGTAGCAGGTATTGCCCATGAATTAAACACCCCGATTGGTATTTGCGTCACAGCAGCTTCATACCTTAACAATGACACCATCGGGTTAACAAAAAGTATCGCTGATGGCGCGATCAAGAAAAGTACATTAGATGAGTACCTAGGTTCAGCAACTCAAGCAACATCACTATTATTGAGTAACCTTGAACGTGCAGCAGCATTAATTGGAAATTTTAAGCTTATTGCAGTTGATATTAGTAGCGACATGATTCGAGAATTTAATCTCAATGAATATATTCAAACTACTTTAGATAGCTTACAGCCAGCTCTCAAGCGTACGCAAATAATCACCTCATTAGCTGGCGATAAAGATATTATTATTGAGGCTTGTCCCGGCACAATATCGCAAATAATAACCAACTTAGTCATGAACTCCCTATTGCATGCGTTTGACGAAAATCAACAGGGCGAAATAAAAATTCACCTAAAAAAACAACAAAACCAGATTGCTATTGACTATCACGACAATGGTTGTGGAATGAATGATGAAGTTAAAAATCTAATTTTTGAGCCATTCTTTACCACCAAACGTGCAACAGGAGGCAGTGGACTTGGTTTATCTATTGTTTACAACCTAATTACACAAAACTTAGCGGGAGAGATCACCTGTAGTAGCGAAGTAAATCAAGGGACACAATTTAATATTACCGTCCCACTTACAGCTATCACCTTACTGAACAATAACTAG
- a CDS encoding response regulator — protein MTLTIGKKISLAFAAILTLIITMGITVYYLNANIHMATKNIRDDDVPGVILFLNILDTISDMQSNVVEYSTGEVDEVDDFYGNYQRFKDHLIKLKPLEINTQTDIEKMNNIEKVIDGYVAQISEQVFNKYNPLDEIWAKQVVDELEHQQGAELEQLLDSLKEQEFKEALNTTNLQEAIQDDLPGVRYYLELVDEAGDMLASLSDYVAGESDEEQEFRGNAEDFMRFFKLLEKIEKKPSEIQDLITINRLYNEIVRTADAVFRRYNPTHRINALKVIDQLEHETIAQLEKILEHSSQEEQQDAEVALAQLTDTLTTVNTIIISLTLISLLIGILISYWITRSILRAVGGEPDVIEALANEVAKGNINLDIGDNKSQQTGIYAALHTMIEALKIKVAMTQKIAQGELSTDINLASNKDSLGIALKQMVHNYREMIAQANAFATGDYSCQIEPRSNNDEFGTALSHMMKQVTDRNELVETQNWLKTQVVRIGELNQGIDDLHKMVQQLISELATTLQVGHALFYLLEEENNNDQAYYKLLGSYGYSERKNLSNRFALGEGLIGQCALEKSKILLTNVPDDYIQISSGLGESKPFNILLMPVLFEKNCIAVIELASFHRFTENQIELLNQALANLGVTMNSLIGRKRIVELLQQSQSQTEELQSQSEELRATNEELEHKADKLNQQSNALKVANTDLENKTQALETKQREIEEKAQELSIASKYKSEFLANMSHELRTPLNSLLLLAKGLMNNKEGNLNEVQIEDAKVIFDGGNSLLTLINDIMDLSKVEAGKLTIHNEPVSLDVLTRNLSQMFTPLARDRGLDFNIEIADTLNKEFNSDGLRVEQILRNLLSNAVKFTQQGSVTLNIQSVPSGMEFSHSSLTPETAIAFSVIDTGIGIPEDKQIAIFEAFQQEDGTTSRKYGGTGLGLTIARELSRLLGGEIHLSSTQGEGSNFTLYLEGKTQGAQISSEENQISPPTKPLPATKAEQILQDDRHHIGPNDQTILIVEDDIHFLKIVQKLALQQGFKCLLAEKGSDALQLAQHYQPTAIILDIGLPDIDGYQIVNQLKSNQQTRNIPIQIISGHTQDETRIDTLGIIGFQCKPVSETELNAVFKKISALSRPSLHHILLVEDDAHNQKATAQLLASDNIKIHSVATGGEAYQQVRDKQYDVIILDLGLPDMSGFELLKSLDECELNHIPPVIIYTGREINAEEQKVLDQYSSSIVIKGAASAERLTDDVSLFLHHNINATVQEVDSLHDEVALFKDRKVMLVDDDMRNCYALSKMLMEIGMNVELAENGKEAIALLNQEDDFEIILMDTMMPVMDGNEATSLIREMPNYKSIPIIALTAKTMPDDKESCLAAGASEYITKPVDFDNLISIMRIWLFN, from the coding sequence ATGACGTTAACTATTGGTAAAAAAATCAGTCTCGCATTTGCGGCTATATTAACCCTCATAATTACCATGGGTATAACTGTTTACTATCTGAATGCAAACATACACATGGCCACAAAAAATATTCGAGATGATGATGTACCGGGGGTAATTTTATTCTTAAATATACTCGATACAATAAGTGACATGCAAAGTAATGTAGTCGAATATAGTACTGGCGAAGTAGATGAAGTCGATGACTTTTACGGAAATTACCAACGATTTAAAGACCATCTAATAAAACTAAAACCACTTGAAATAAACACCCAAACCGACATTGAAAAAATGAATAATATTGAAAAAGTGATCGATGGGTATGTGGCTCAAATTAGTGAGCAAGTATTTAATAAATACAATCCGCTTGATGAGATTTGGGCTAAACAGGTTGTAGATGAACTGGAGCACCAGCAAGGTGCCGAATTAGAACAATTGTTAGACTCATTAAAAGAGCAAGAGTTTAAAGAGGCATTAAACACAACTAATCTTCAGGAAGCGATTCAAGATGACCTTCCAGGAGTACGTTATTATCTTGAATTGGTCGATGAAGCTGGCGATATGCTTGCTTCATTAAGTGATTATGTTGCGGGCGAGTCAGATGAAGAGCAAGAATTTAGGGGCAATGCGGAAGACTTTATGCGTTTCTTTAAATTACTTGAGAAGATTGAAAAAAAACCGTCTGAAATTCAAGATTTGATCACCATAAATCGTTTATATAATGAAATTGTGCGCACCGCCGATGCTGTGTTTCGTCGATATAACCCAACTCATCGTATTAACGCACTGAAAGTCATTGATCAACTTGAACACGAGACAATTGCACAACTAGAAAAAATATTAGAGCACTCTTCACAAGAGGAGCAACAGGACGCAGAAGTTGCACTTGCTCAACTAACCGATACATTAACAACTGTAAATACAATTATTATTAGCCTAACCCTGATTTCACTCCTTATTGGTATTTTAATAAGCTACTGGATAACTCGTTCTATTTTACGTGCCGTAGGTGGCGAGCCAGATGTCATTGAAGCGCTTGCAAACGAGGTTGCTAAAGGCAATATCAACCTTGATATTGGAGATAATAAAAGTCAACAGACAGGCATTTATGCCGCGCTACACACAATGATTGAAGCGCTAAAAATAAAAGTTGCTATGACACAAAAAATTGCACAAGGGGAACTGAGTACCGATATTAACCTTGCTTCGAATAAAGATAGCTTAGGTATTGCCTTAAAACAGATGGTACATAATTATCGCGAGATGATAGCGCAAGCAAATGCTTTTGCAACGGGCGATTACAGCTGCCAAATTGAACCGCGATCCAATAATGATGAATTTGGTACTGCACTCTCGCATATGATGAAACAAGTCACCGATCGAAATGAGCTAGTCGAAACTCAAAATTGGTTAAAAACCCAAGTGGTCAGAATTGGCGAGTTAAACCAAGGGATCGATGACTTGCATAAAATGGTGCAACAACTAATCAGTGAGTTAGCTACTACACTACAAGTCGGACATGCCCTTTTTTACCTACTAGAAGAAGAAAACAATAATGACCAAGCATATTACAAACTCCTCGGGAGCTATGGATATAGTGAACGTAAAAACCTATCTAACCGCTTTGCATTAGGAGAGGGATTGATTGGTCAATGTGCCCTAGAAAAAAGTAAAATATTACTCACCAATGTACCCGATGACTATATACAAATCAGCTCTGGATTAGGTGAAAGCAAACCCTTTAATATATTACTAATGCCAGTCTTATTTGAGAAAAACTGTATTGCAGTGATTGAACTAGCTAGTTTCCACCGTTTTACTGAAAACCAAATTGAACTACTAAACCAAGCCCTTGCCAATCTCGGTGTCACGATGAACAGTTTAATTGGCCGTAAACGCATTGTTGAACTATTACAGCAGTCTCAAAGCCAGACCGAAGAGCTACAAAGTCAATCAGAGGAATTACGGGCAACCAATGAAGAGCTAGAACACAAAGCAGATAAATTAAATCAACAGTCTAACGCGCTAAAAGTCGCTAATACGGATTTGGAAAATAAAACTCAGGCTTTAGAAACAAAACAACGTGAAATTGAAGAGAAAGCACAGGAGCTGAGCATTGCGAGTAAATATAAATCTGAATTTCTAGCCAACATGTCACATGAACTAAGAACGCCACTCAACAGTTTATTACTTCTAGCAAAAGGACTTATGAATAATAAAGAAGGTAATCTAAACGAAGTTCAAATTGAAGACGCAAAAGTTATCTTCGATGGGGGCAATAGCTTGTTGACCTTAATCAACGATATTATGGACCTTTCTAAAGTTGAAGCGGGCAAATTAACCATTCATAACGAGCCCGTATCATTAGATGTTTTAACACGTAACTTAAGTCAGATGTTCACTCCCCTTGCACGTGATAGAGGATTAGACTTCAACATTGAAATTGCAGACACACTGAACAAAGAGTTTAATAGTGACGGATTACGCGTCGAACAAATACTGCGTAATCTACTTTCAAATGCAGTCAAATTTACTCAGCAAGGTAGTGTTACATTGAACATTCAAAGCGTCCCCTCAGGAATGGAATTTTCCCATAGTTCACTGACACCAGAAACCGCTATCGCTTTTTCAGTCATTGACACCGGTATTGGTATTCCAGAAGATAAACAAATTGCAATCTTTGAAGCATTCCAACAGGAAGATGGTACTACAAGCCGTAAATATGGAGGTACTGGCTTAGGGCTTACGATTGCAAGAGAGCTTAGTCGATTATTAGGTGGCGAGATTCATCTCTCAAGTACACAGGGCGAAGGAAGCAATTTTACACTATACCTTGAAGGTAAAACCCAAGGTGCGCAAATTTCCTCAGAGGAAAATCAGATAAGCCCGCCGACTAAACCATTACCAGCCACCAAAGCCGAACAAATCTTACAGGATGATCGTCACCATATTGGCCCGAATGATCAAACAATACTCATTGTAGAAGATGACATACATTTTCTTAAAATTGTTCAAAAATTAGCGTTACAACAGGGTTTTAAATGTTTACTTGCCGAAAAAGGCAGTGATGCATTGCAACTCGCGCAGCACTATCAACCGACCGCTATTATCTTGGATATTGGCTTACCAGACATCGATGGTTACCAAATAGTAAATCAACTCAAAAGTAATCAACAAACACGCAATATACCTATTCAAATCATCTCAGGACATACACAGGATGAAACACGAATAGATACGCTTGGTATCATTGGCTTCCAGTGTAAACCAGTGAGTGAAACAGAGTTAAATGCAGTGTTTAAGAAAATTAGCGCACTGTCACGACCTTCACTACACCACATATTATTGGTAGAAGATGATGCACATAATCAAAAAGCAACGGCACAACTGCTGGCCAGTGATAATATTAAAATCCATAGCGTTGCCACTGGTGGCGAAGCGTATCAGCAAGTGCGCGACAAGCAATATGATGTCATTATTCTCGATTTAGGCTTGCCAGATATGAGTGGTTTTGAACTATTAAAATCCTTAGATGAATGTGAATTAAACCATATTCCCCCTGTTATTATTTACACTGGTCGAGAAATAAATGCGGAAGAACAAAAGGTATTAGATCAATATTCTTCATCTATTGTTATTAAAGGAGCGGCGTCTGCTGAGCGCTTAACCGATGATGTATCACTATTCTTACACCATAACATCAATGCTACCGTTCAAGAGGTTGACTCGCTACATGATGAAGTTGCGCTGTTTAAGGATCGTAAAGTAATGCTAGTTGATGATGATATGCGTAACTGTTACGCCCTTTCAAAAATGCTCATGGAGATTGGCATGAATGTCGAATTAGCTGAAAATGGTAAAGAAGCAATTGCTCTGCTAAACCAAGAGGATGATTTTGAAATTATTCTCATGGATACCATGATGCCGGTGATGGATGGGAATGAAGCAACTTCGCTTATCAGGGAGATGCCAAATTACAAAAGCATCCCCATTATTGCCCTCACTGCCAAAACAATGCCCGATGATAAAGAAAGTTGCTTAGCAGCAGGAGCATCAGAATACATCACTAAACCGGTTGATTTTGATAATTTAATTTCAATTATGCGCATTTGGTTGTTTAACTAA
- a CDS encoding DUF411 domain-containing protein — translation MRKLHTLFLTLTFFTGAAFATDLTMYKSPYCGCCTAWAEQVQEAGFNVIIVEQENNIALRKKHGITAELTSCHTAVVEGYALEGHVPVKDIKRLLRNKPVLAGLAVPGMPASSPGMDIPGNTDPYQVIAFDKEGNQHVFNQYHMK, via the coding sequence ATGAGAAAATTACACACTTTATTTTTAACCCTTACTTTTTTTACTGGTGCCGCATTTGCGACGGATTTAACGATGTATAAATCACCCTACTGTGGCTGTTGTACCGCTTGGGCTGAACAGGTACAGGAAGCTGGATTTAACGTGATTATTGTTGAGCAAGAAAACAACATTGCGCTGCGTAAAAAGCATGGCATTACTGCTGAACTGACATCATGTCATACCGCAGTGGTGGAAGGTTATGCGCTTGAAGGACATGTTCCTGTAAAAGATATCAAGCGTTTATTACGTAATAAGCCTGTGCTTGCTGGTCTTGCAGTGCCAGGAATGCCAGCTTCTTCACCAGGGATGGATATTCCTGGGAATACAGACCCTTATCAAGTAATTGCTTTCGATAAAGAGGGCAATCAACATGTTTTTAATCAATATCATATGAAATAA
- a CDS encoding DUF3087 domain-containing protein, whose product MLLIDIDKSRYRRHFNIVMIACIIFLVVSSLAIAQLLIYLFPAQEGTHFHWNLLGVIVSVLIAGTVIKANKEHPFLVEVLYVWKLKQALNLVARKITKIQQAAQMGDSNAMLALQFSYSGSRQLWSLDDNTITLSQLEKSQRELDALLVKYDVSLDLKNYHSELLKSF is encoded by the coding sequence ATGTTACTTATCGATATTGATAAAAGCCGTTACCGTCGTCATTTCAATATTGTCATGATTGCTTGTATCATTTTTTTAGTCGTGAGCAGTCTCGCGATAGCGCAGTTGTTGATCTATCTCTTTCCCGCGCAGGAGGGCACTCATTTCCATTGGAATCTATTGGGCGTGATCGTCAGTGTATTGATAGCAGGTACAGTCATCAAAGCCAATAAAGAACACCCTTTTTTAGTGGAAGTTCTTTATGTATGGAAATTAAAACAGGCGCTAAATCTTGTTGCGAGAAAAATTACTAAAATACAACAGGCAGCACAAATGGGAGATAGTAATGCCATGCTAGCCTTGCAGTTTAGCTATAGTGGCTCACGTCAGCTTTGGTCATTAGATGATAATACGATCACTCTTTCGCAGCTTGAAAAGTCACAGCGCGAGCTTGATGCATTATTAGTTAAATACGACGTTAGCTTAGATCTCAAAAACTATCATAGCGAGTTATTAAAATCTTTTTGA